One window from the genome of Corynebacterium sp. SCR221107 encodes:
- the fusA gene encoding elongation factor G — protein MAHIDAGKTTTTERILFYTGINRKVGETHDGASTTDWMEQEKERGITITSAAVTCFWSGNQINIIDTPGHVDFTVEVERSLRVLDGAVAVFDGKEGVEPQSEQVWRQAAKYDVPRICFVNKMDKLGADFYYTVQTIIDRLGAKPLVLQLPIGAEDDFDGVVDLINMNAITWRGKVETGAEPVIEEIPADLQDKAEEYHEKLLEAVAESDEALMEKYFGGEELTIEEIKGAIRKMTVNSEIYPVLCGTAYRNKGVQPLLDAVIDYLPSPLDIGEVHGHAVGDESKELVRKPSVDEPFSALAFKIAAHPFFGKLTFVRVYSGIVEPGAQVANSTKRKNERIGKLFQMHANKENPVDEARAGNIYAFIGLKDTTTGDTLCDKNNQIILESMDFPDPVIKVSIEPKTKADQEKLGIAIQKLAEEDPTFTVELDDETGQTVIGGMGELHLDVLVDRMKREFKVEANIGNPQVAYRETIRKAVDRIEYTHKKQTGGSGQFAKVIVAFEPYNPEPETLEEGESATYKFENAVTGGRVPKEYIPSVDAGIQDAMQYGYLAGFPLVNIKATLLDGAYHEVDSSEMAFKLAGSQALKEGVAKAKPVLLEPIMAVEVVTPEEYMGTVNGDISSRRGQVYAMEDRSGAKVVKAKVPLSQMFGYIGDLRSSTAGRANFSMIFDSYAEVPTNVAQEIIAERNGH, from the coding sequence ATGGCCCACATTGACGCCGGTAAGACCACGACCACCGAGCGCATCCTGTTCTACACGGGTATCAACCGCAAGGTCGGCGAGACCCACGACGGCGCATCCACCACCGACTGGATGGAGCAGGAGAAGGAGCGCGGTATCACCATTACCTCCGCTGCTGTTACCTGTTTCTGGTCTGGTAACCAGATCAACATCATTGACACCCCAGGCCACGTCGACTTCACCGTTGAGGTTGAGCGCTCCCTGCGCGTTCTCGACGGCGCTGTTGCTGTGTTCGACGGCAAGGAAGGCGTTGAGCCACAGTCCGAGCAGGTGTGGCGTCAGGCTGCTAAGTACGACGTTCCGCGTATCTGCTTCGTCAACAAGATGGACAAGCTGGGCGCTGACTTCTACTACACCGTTCAGACCATCATTGACCGCCTCGGCGCTAAGCCGTTGGTTCTGCAGCTGCCGATCGGCGCTGAGGATGACTTCGACGGTGTCGTCGACCTCATCAACATGAACGCCATCACCTGGCGCGGCAAGGTCGAGACCGGCGCTGAGCCAGTCATCGAGGAGATCCCAGCTGACCTTCAGGACAAGGCCGAGGAGTACCACGAGAAGCTGCTCGAGGCTGTCGCTGAGTCCGACGAAGCACTCATGGAGAAGTACTTCGGTGGCGAAGAGCTTACCATCGAGGAGATCAAGGGCGCCATCCGTAAGATGACCGTCAACTCCGAGATCTACCCGGTTCTGTGCGGTACTGCTTACCGCAACAAGGGTGTTCAGCCGCTGCTGGACGCTGTCATCGATTACCTGCCTTCCCCGCTGGACATCGGCGAGGTTCACGGCCACGCTGTTGGCGACGAGTCCAAGGAACTGGTTCGCAAGCCTTCCGTTGACGAGCCTTTCTCCGCACTGGCCTTCAAGATCGCTGCTCACCCGTTCTTCGGTAAGCTGACCTTCGTTCGCGTTTACTCCGGCATCGTCGAGCCAGGTGCGCAGGTTGCTAACTCCACCAAGCGAAAGAACGAGCGCATCGGCAAGCTGTTCCAGATGCACGCCAACAAGGAGAACCCGGTTGACGAGGCACGCGCTGGTAACATCTACGCCTTCATCGGACTGAAGGACACCACCACGGGTGACACTCTGTGCGACAAGAACAACCAGATCATCCTCGAGTCCATGGACTTCCCGGATCCGGTTATCAAGGTTTCCATCGAGCCAAAGACCAAGGCTGACCAGGAGAAGCTGGGTATCGCTATCCAGAAGCTGGCAGAAGAGGATCCTACCTTCACCGTCGAGCTTGACGATGAGACCGGCCAGACCGTTATCGGCGGCATGGGCGAGCTCCACTTGGACGTCCTGGTTGACCGCATGAAGCGCGAGTTCAAGGTCGAGGCAAACATCGGTAACCCGCAGGTTGCTTACCGCGAGACCATCCGCAAGGCTGTGGATCGCATCGAGTACACCCACAAGAAGCAGACCGGTGGTTCCGGTCAGTTCGCAAAGGTCATCGTTGCCTTCGAGCCTTACAACCCAGAGCCAGAGACCTTGGAAGAGGGCGAGTCCGCTACCTACAAGTTCGAAAACGCCGTCACCGGTGGCCGCGTCCCGAAGGAGTACATCCCTTCCGTCGACGCCGGTATCCAGGACGCAATGCAGTACGGCTACCTGGCTGGCTTCCCGCTGGTCAACATCAAGGCCACCCTGCTCGATGGTGCATACCACGAGGTTGACTCCTCTGAAATGGCCTTCAAGCTCGCCGGCTCCCAGGCACTGAAGGAAGGCGTTGCCAAGGCAAAGCCGGTCCTGCTCGAGCCGATCATGGCCGTCGAGGTTGTTACCCCAGAGGAGTACATGGGCACCGTCAACGGTGACATCAGCTCCCGTCGCGGCCAGGTCTACGCTATGGAAGACCGCTCCGGTGCAAAGGTCGTCAAGGCTAAGGTGCCGCTGTCTCAGATGTTCGGTTACATCGGTGACCTGCGCTCCTCCACGGCAGGCCGTGCAAACTTCTCCATGATCTTCGACTCCTACGCTGAGGTTCCGACCAACGTTGCTCAGGAGATCATCGCGGAGCGCAACGGCCACTAA
- a CDS encoding DUF4032 domain-containing protein, which translates to MPNSMSISTSAYAPALLGLPWTKPLDEWPQDIIVALPRGISRHVVRFVLLGDQRQVCAVKEIGRRVAHHEYRMLRELQRVGAPSVVPVAVITGRRDTDGDVLTAALVTEHLKFSLPYREIFSQELPEEMAHKLIKALAILLVRLHLLNFYWGDVSLSNTLFRRDADTFSAYLVDAETGEFQEQLSTSRRLYDVDVARVNIIGELMDLQAGGYLSEAIDVIDLGSRVETHYLELWEELTAEEEVGMDEYWRVSKRINRLGELGFDVSEMSVVAEDGSHALVIRPVVVDAGHHHKELLRLTGLEVEEQQAKRLLNAITAYRATHYDHEVELAQAAHSWMAEEYEPTIAAMPKELVGKREPAQIFHEILDHRWYMAQECQGFVPIEKAAQSYYEKVLPVHRDEAVLISEPQPGTEGTPSMDVY; encoded by the coding sequence GTGCCGAATTCAATGAGCATCAGCACTTCGGCCTATGCGCCAGCATTGCTGGGCCTGCCGTGGACGAAGCCCCTGGATGAGTGGCCGCAAGACATCATCGTCGCCTTGCCGCGAGGCATTTCCCGGCACGTGGTGCGCTTCGTTTTACTCGGGGACCAGCGGCAAGTCTGCGCCGTCAAGGAGATCGGGCGCCGGGTTGCCCATCACGAGTATCGGATGCTGCGCGAGCTCCAGCGCGTCGGCGCCCCGTCCGTCGTGCCCGTTGCCGTGATTACCGGGCGCCGCGATACTGACGGCGACGTGCTGACCGCGGCTCTTGTTACCGAGCACTTGAAGTTCTCGCTTCCCTACCGTGAGATTTTCTCCCAGGAACTCCCCGAGGAGATGGCGCACAAGCTCATCAAGGCGCTGGCTATCCTCTTGGTGCGGCTGCACCTGCTCAACTTCTACTGGGGCGACGTCTCCTTATCGAACACCCTGTTCCGGAGGGACGCGGATACCTTTTCGGCCTATCTCGTGGATGCTGAGACCGGCGAATTCCAGGAGCAGCTCAGCACCTCCCGCAGGCTGTATGACGTCGACGTCGCTCGGGTCAACATCATCGGCGAACTCATGGATCTTCAAGCCGGCGGCTACCTATCCGAAGCCATCGACGTCATCGATCTCGGCTCGCGGGTGGAGACGCACTACCTCGAACTGTGGGAGGAGCTCACCGCCGAGGAGGAGGTGGGGATGGATGAATACTGGCGTGTGTCCAAGCGCATCAACCGCCTCGGCGAGCTTGGATTCGACGTGTCCGAGATGTCGGTGGTTGCCGAAGACGGCTCGCACGCGTTGGTTATCCGCCCGGTCGTCGTCGACGCTGGCCACCATCACAAGGAACTGCTGCGCCTGACCGGGCTTGAGGTGGAGGAGCAGCAGGCCAAGCGCCTGCTCAACGCCATCACCGCCTATCGCGCAACCCACTATGACCACGAGGTGGAGCTTGCCCAGGCCGCGCATTCGTGGATGGCCGAGGAATACGAGCCCACCATTGCGGCCATGCCGAAGGAGCTGGTGGGAAAGCGGGAGCCGGCCCAGATCTTCCATGAGATCCTCGATCATCGCTGGTACATGGCCCAAGAATGTCAGGGGTTCGTCCCCATTGAAAAGGCCGCGCAGTCCTACTATGAAAAGGTCCTCCCGGTCCACCGTGACGAGGCCGTGCTTATCTCCGAGCCGCAGCCCGGCACCGAGGGCACGCCAAGCATGGATGTGTACTAG
- a CDS encoding ABC transporter ATP-binding protein: MASVTYENASLTYPGAKAPTVNGINLEIADGEFLVLVGPSGCGKSTTLRMLAGLEEVTGGRILIGDKDVTNAAPKERDIAMVFQNYALYPHMTVRENMGFALKIAGESKEVINQRVEEAAKTLDLTQYLDRKPKALSGGQRQRVAMGRAIVRKPQVFLMDEPLSNLDAKLRVQTRTQIASLQRKLGVTTLYVTHDQTEALTMGDRIAVLKDGYLQQVGSPRELYERPENVFVAGFIGSPAMNLGTFTLDENGMAKLGEARVPVSAAARAALTPEDNNKLVIGFRPEGLEIVPAGEEHQGAIPVKLDFVEELGSDSYLYGHLVGGGDLSSGDEDNPSDQIVIRALPNVAPERGSVLHVRIKDGAQHNFSSATGLRLPE; this comes from the coding sequence ATGGCATCAGTGACCTATGAAAATGCCTCGCTGACCTACCCGGGTGCCAAGGCGCCCACCGTCAACGGAATCAACCTGGAAATCGCCGACGGTGAGTTCCTTGTGCTCGTCGGCCCGTCGGGCTGCGGCAAGTCCACCACGCTGCGCATGCTCGCAGGACTCGAGGAGGTCACTGGTGGCCGCATCCTCATCGGTGACAAGGACGTCACCAACGCCGCTCCCAAGGAGCGCGACATTGCCATGGTTTTCCAAAACTATGCGCTCTATCCGCACATGACCGTCCGAGAGAACATGGGCTTTGCCCTCAAGATCGCGGGAGAGAGCAAGGAGGTCATCAACCAGCGCGTGGAAGAGGCCGCTAAGACCCTGGATCTGACCCAGTACCTGGACCGCAAGCCGAAGGCCCTGTCGGGTGGCCAGCGCCAGCGCGTGGCTATGGGGCGTGCCATCGTCCGCAAGCCGCAGGTCTTCCTCATGGATGAGCCACTGTCCAACTTGGATGCCAAGCTTCGTGTGCAGACCCGTACCCAGATCGCTTCACTGCAGCGCAAGCTGGGGGTTACCACCTTGTACGTCACCCACGATCAGACCGAGGCCTTGACCATGGGTGATCGTATCGCCGTGCTCAAGGATGGCTACCTGCAGCAGGTCGGCAGCCCACGCGAGCTCTATGAGCGCCCGGAAAATGTCTTCGTGGCAGGCTTCATTGGCTCCCCGGCAATGAACCTGGGCACCTTCACCTTGGACGAGAATGGTATGGCCAAGCTCGGCGAGGCCCGCGTGCCAGTCTCTGCCGCGGCGCGCGCGGCGCTAACCCCGGAGGATAACAACAAGCTGGTGATCGGCTTCCGTCCCGAGGGGCTGGAGATCGTTCCCGCCGGTGAGGAGCACCAGGGTGCCATCCCGGTCAAGCTTGACTTCGTCGAAGAGCTCGGCTCGGACTCCTACCTCTACGGCCACCTGGTCGGTGGTGGCGACCTCAGCTCTGGCGATGAGGATAACCCCTCGGATCAGATCGTCATCCGTGCCCTGCCTAACGTTGCCCCCGAGCGTGGCTCGGTGCTTCATGTCCGCATCAAGGATGGCGCACAGCACAACTTCTCCTCGGCAACGGGTCTTCGCCTGCCGGAATAA
- the rpsG gene encoding 30S ribosomal protein S7, with translation MRKNAAPKRPVVKDPVYGSQVVTQLVNKVLVDGKKSTAERIVYGALDICKEKTGTDPVLTLEKALGNIKPDLEVRSRRVGGATYQVPVEVRPERANTLALRWLVTFTRQRRENTMIERLANEILDAANGLGASVKRREDTHKMAEANRAFAHYRW, from the coding sequence ATGCGTAAGAATGCAGCTCCGAAGCGCCCAGTCGTCAAGGATCCAGTCTACGGTTCCCAGGTTGTCACCCAGCTCGTGAACAAGGTTCTGGTGGACGGCAAGAAGTCCACCGCTGAGCGCATCGTTTACGGTGCCCTGGACATCTGCAAGGAAAAGACCGGCACCGATCCGGTTCTGACCCTGGAGAAGGCCCTCGGCAACATCAAGCCTGACCTTGAGGTTCGTTCCCGCCGTGTCGGTGGCGCTACCTACCAGGTTCCGGTCGAGGTTCGCCCAGAGCGCGCCAACACCCTGGCTCTGCGTTGGCTGGTCACCTTCACCCGTCAGCGCCGTGAGAACACCATGATCGAGCGCCTCGCTAACGAGATCCTCGATGCAGCCAACGGCCTTGGTGCTTCCGTCAAGCGTCGCGAGGACACCCACAAGATGGCCGAGGCCAACCGCGCCTTCGCTCACTACCGCTGGTAA
- the rpsL gene encoding 30S ribosomal protein S12 has translation MPTIQQLVRKGRHDKTAKVKTAALKGSPQRRGVCTRVYTTTPKKPNSALRKVARVRLTSGIEVSAYIPGEGHNLQEHSMVLVRGGRVKDLPGVRYKIIRGALDTQGVKDRKQARSRYGAKKEK, from the coding sequence ATGCCAACTATTCAGCAGCTCGTCCGCAAGGGCCGCCACGATAAGACTGCAAAGGTGAAGACTGCAGCACTGAAGGGTTCCCCTCAGCGTCGTGGCGTGTGCACCCGTGTGTACACCACCACTCCTAAGAAGCCTAACTCCGCTCTGCGTAAGGTTGCCCGTGTGCGCCTGACCTCTGGCATCGAGGTTTCCGCTTACATCCCAGGTGAGGGCCACAACCTCCAGGAGCACTCCATGGTGCTCGTTCGTGGCGGTCGTGTAAAGGACCTCCCAGGTGTTCGTTACAAGATCATCCGTGGCGCACTGGACACCCAGGGCGTGAAGGACCGCAAGCAGGCTCGTTCCCGCTACGGCGCAAAGAAGGAGAAGTAA